From the genome of Miscanthus floridulus cultivar M001 chromosome 10, ASM1932011v1, whole genome shotgun sequence, one region includes:
- the LOC136488880 gene encoding aspartic proteinase nepenthesin-1-like yields MATTRSSILVLATICFLLAAPPAYSERRGFFRATMTRNQPAINLTRAAHKSRQRLSILAPRLLDAAASGSGSAQTPLQMDSSGGAYDMTFSMGTPPQKLSVLADTGSDLIWAKCGACKRCAPQGSPSYYPNKSSSFSKLPCSSGLCRTLESQSLATCGGAGASASASGAACDYKYSYGLASDPHHYTQGYMASETFTLGGDAVRGIGFGCTTMSEGWYGSGSGLVGLGRGKLSLVRQLKVGAFSYSLTSDTTKSSPLLFGAAGDLMTGAGVQSTPLLKTSTYYTVNLTSISIGAATTPGTGRHGIIFDSGTTLTFLAEPAYTLAKVALLSQATNLTSVPGTDGYEVCFQTSGAVFPSMVLHFDGGDMALRTENYFRAVDDSVSCWIVQSSPSHTSIVGNIIQMDYHIRYDLDKSVLSFQAANCETF; encoded by the coding sequence ATGGCGACGACAAGATCGTCCATCCTCGTTCTCGCGACGATCTGCTTCCTCCTCGCCGCTCCTCCGGCCTACTCCGAACGCCGAGGCTTCTTCCGTGCCACCATGACCCGCAACCAACCGGCCATCAACCTAACGCGGGCCGCGCACAAGTCTCGCCAACGGCTGTCCATCCTCGCCCCCCGGCTGCTTGACGCAGCAGCCTCAGGGTCAGGGAGCGCGCAGACGCCGCTGCAGATGGACAGCAGCGGCGGCGCATACGACATGACCTTCTCCATGGGCACGCCGCCGCAGAAGCTGTCGGTCCTCGCCGACACCGGCAGCGACCTCATCTGGGCTAAGTGCGGCGCGTGCAAGCGGTGCGCGCCGCAGGGCTCCCCTTCCTACTACCCAAACAAGTCGTCGTCTTTCTCCAAGCTGCCGTGCTCCAGCGGCCTCTGCCGTACGCTGGAGTCCCAGTCGCTGGCGACGTGCGGCGGTGCcggcgccagcgccagcgccagcggCGCGGCGTGCGACTACAAGTACTCGTACGGCCTCGCCAGTGACCCGCACCACTACACGCAGGGTTACATGGCGAGCGAGACCTTCACGCTCGGCGGCGACGCCGTGCGAGGCATCGGCTTCGGCTGCACGACCATGTCGGAGGGCTGgtacggctccggctccggcctcGTCGGGCTCGGCCGCGGGAAGCTGTCCCTCGTCAGGCAGCTCAAGGTCGGCGCCTTCTCCTACTCCCTCACCAGCGACACCACCAAGTCGAGCCCTCTCTTGTTCGGCGCCGCCGGCGACCTGATGACCGGCGCCGGCGTCCAGTCCACGCCGCTCCTCAAGACGTCCACCTACTACACCGTGAACCTGACTAGTATCTCCATCGGCGCCGCGACGACGCCCGGGACTGGGAGACACGGCATCATCTTCGACTCCGGCACCACGCTGACGTTCCTGGCGGAGCCGGCGTACACGCTCGCCAAGGTGGCGCTCCTGTCGCAGGCGACGAACCTCACGAGTGTTCCGGGCACGGATGGGTACGAGGTCTGCTTCCAGACGTCCGGCGCTGTGTTCCCGTCCATGGTGCTGCACTTCGACGGCGGCGACATGGCCCTCAGGACGGAGAACTACTTCAGGGCGGTGGACGACAGCGTGAGCTGCTGGATCGTGCAGAGCTCGCCCAGCCACACGTCCATTGTCGGCAACATCATCCAGATGGACTACCACATCCGATACGACCTGGACAAATCGGTGCTGTCCTTCCAGGCGGCCAACTGCGAGACTTTCTGA